The Cyanobacteria bacterium QS_8_64_29 genome segment AATCGGGCGGGAGGTGATGCGTGCGGCCGCCGAGCGGCTGATCCCCGTGACCTTGGAGTTGGGGGGCAAAAGCCCCTGCTTGGTTGATCGCCAGATTCGGCTCAACGACGCCGCCCGGCGCATCGCCTGGGGCAAGTTCATCAATGCCGGCCAAACCTGCATTGCGCCCGACTACGTCCTGGCGCACCGGGCCATTGCCAGCGAGCTAATCGCAGCCATGCGGGATTGCCTGCGCACCTTCTACGGCGAAGACCCGGCCCAGAGCCCAGACTACGCGCGCATCATCAACGACCGGCACTTCGAGCGGCTGCGGGCGCTGATCGAGCCGGGCCAGGTCGCGGCGGGCGGCGAAACCGATCCCGACCAGCGCTACATCGCCCCCACCATCCTGGAGGGCGTTAGCTGGGATGACGCCGTCATGCAAGAGGAGATCTTTGGCCCCATTCTGCCGGTGCTGCGCTACGAAACCCTGGATGACGCCCTGGCGGCGATCGCGGCGCGGCCCAAACCGCTGGCGCTCTATGCCTTCTCGCAGGATGCCACCGTCCGGCGCCGCGTGCTGCAAGAAACCGCGGCAGGCAGCACTTGCTTTAACGACACCATCGTGCAGTTTCTGTCGCCGCATTTGCCCTTTGGCGGCGTGGGGGCCAGCGGCATGGGGAGCTATCACGGCCGGGCCAGCTTCGAGACGTTCTCGCACCGCCGCAGCGTGGTCCGCCGGCCGTTGTGGCCGGATATCAAGCTGCGCTATCCGCCCTACCGGGGCAAGCTCGGCGCCTTGCGGTGGCTGCTGC includes the following:
- a CDS encoding aldehyde dehydrogenase family protein, translating into MAATAIPDWVAQQRQFFASGQTRPLAFRQAQLQQLRQAIAAREAAFTQALWQDCRRPPLETVAGEVSYCLQEIDCARKHLRRWARPQPAPTPLPLLPARSYTVSEPLGVVAIVSPWNYPVQLALVPLIGAIAAGNCALVKPSEVAPHAARAVSELIAATFDPALVRAVEGDKETTQQLLAQPLDHIFFTGSAAIGREVMRAAAERLIPVTLELGGKSPCLVDRQIRLNDAARRIAWGKFINAGQTCIAPDYVLAHRAIASELIAAMRDCLRTFYGEDPAQSPDYARIINDRHFERLRALIEPGQVAAGGETDPDQRYIAPTILEGVSWDDAVMQEEIFGPILPVLRYETLDDALAAIAARPKPLALYAFSQDATVRRRVLQETAAGSTCFNDTIVQFLSPHLPFGGVGASGMGSYHGRASFETFSHRRSVVRRPLWPDIKLRYPPYRGKLGALRWLLRWGS